A portion of the Sphingobacterium spiritivorum genome contains these proteins:
- a CDS encoding efflux transporter outer membrane subunit: MKRIIIPACILLYITACSVQKYERAETHLPVQYRGTDSTAVAMDSTDNIARINYKDFFKDPVLIRLIDSGLVRNYDLLIAVKQIEFASLGYRQSKLANLPRVDATIGSATINRPSDNSMNGMMAGQFLGDRYTQDYNSALSISWEADIWGKIRGARQEALMSLLSTEEGAKAVRIRLISEIAQGYYNLLMLDKQLNITRSNLSFADSALTLLSKQYELGLIQSLPVEQQVVSRTQILKRIPVIENAIVLQENALSVLTGRYPDIIERSSGLDNSDLSSEIEAGIPSNLLSYRPDVRGSELEVRRSLTAVHVAKVSMYPAINITAQGGLNSFRSSNWFNIPGSLFGMIGGSLSQPVFRGKQLKTQYQQSQVSFQQAELRFKQTVLNAVGEVSDALSQLQKLEEEQQITEQLVVKAGDVVNQSLTLFKYDRATYLEIILAQTNKLQAELDLATVRTNRMQAYTWLYRSLGGGSL; the protein is encoded by the coding sequence GTGAAAAGAATAATTATTCCGGCTTGTATACTGCTGTATATCACGGCCTGTTCGGTACAGAAATATGAAAGAGCAGAGACTCATCTTCCGGTGCAGTACAGGGGAACGGATAGTACTGCTGTAGCAATGGATAGCACGGATAACATTGCCCGGATCAATTATAAAGACTTTTTTAAAGACCCTGTGTTGATCCGTCTGATTGATAGTGGATTGGTTCGCAATTATGATCTGTTGATCGCTGTAAAGCAAATTGAATTTGCATCTCTCGGATACCGGCAGTCGAAATTAGCAAACCTGCCAAGGGTAGACGCAACGATAGGGAGTGCTACCATTAACCGGCCTTCTGACAATAGTATGAATGGCATGATGGCGGGGCAGTTTCTGGGCGATCGCTATACACAGGACTATAACAGTGCTTTGTCGATTTCATGGGAAGCCGATATCTGGGGTAAAATCCGGGGGGCCAGACAAGAGGCATTGATGAGTCTCTTAAGTACAGAGGAAGGGGCTAAAGCTGTACGAATCCGATTAATCTCGGAGATTGCACAGGGGTATTACAACCTGTTAATGCTGGATAAGCAATTGAATATTACACGGTCCAATTTATCCTTCGCTGACAGTGCTCTGACCTTGCTTAGTAAGCAGTACGAATTAGGATTGATTCAATCACTGCCGGTCGAACAACAAGTCGTATCGAGGACTCAGATCTTAAAGCGTATTCCTGTTATTGAAAATGCCATAGTCTTACAGGAGAATGCTTTGAGTGTGTTGACAGGCAGATATCCTGATATAATTGAACGGTCTTCGGGGCTGGATAACAGTGATCTCTCTTCTGAGATCGAAGCCGGAATTCCTTCCAATTTGCTAAGTTATCGTCCGGATGTGAGAGGAAGCGAACTGGAGGTAAGGAGGAGTCTTACTGCTGTACATGTGGCCAAAGTGAGTATGTATCCGGCCATTAATATTACAGCACAAGGCGGACTGAATTCTTTCCGCTCCAGTAATTGGTTTAATATTCCGGGATCTTTATTTGGAATGATAGGAGGAAGCCTCAGTCAGCCGGTTTTCAGAGGTAAGCAGCTGAAGACACAATATCAGCAGTCTCAGGTCAGTTTTCAGCAGGCTGAACTTCGGTTTAAGCAAACGGTTCTGAATGCAGTGGGCGAGGTTTCTGATGCGCTTTCTCAACTTCAAAAGCTGGAAGAGGAACAGCAGATTACTGAGCAACTGGTTGTCAAAGCCGGAGATGTGGTCAATCAGTCATTGACTTTGTTTAAATACGACAGAGCTACTTATCTGGAGATTATTCTTGCGCAGACGAACAAACTGCAGGCGGAGCTGGATCTTGCTACAGTCCGGACAAACCGTATGCAGGCGTATACCTGGTTATATCGCTCATTAGGAGGAGGAAGTCTTTAA
- a CDS encoding cytochrome-c peroxidase, which yields MKKISVLLILSLLIWACKKGEDALPDLFPGFKKSAHFPDPVYDFSRNEISREGFELGKRLFYEPRLSRNNTIACGSCHIQSAAFTHHGHDVSHGIDDRLGTRNPMPIMNMAWQKEFFWDGGVFDLDLAAVNAITNPVEMDETVPNVLRKLREHPEYPALFKKAFGSEEITDARFFKALSQFMLMAVSDQSTYDKVRRNEDGASFTASEQKGYLFFQKNCSTCHSEPLFTDRTYRNNGLAPNRSNDIGRDSVTLNPADKYKFKVPSLRNLAYTAPYMHDGRFLTLNRVIEHYRNGMVDSPTLDPVFRQKDGRLGIPMTEEEKEDLLAFLNTLNDRAFVTNPLLAEPEIGGFVVK from the coding sequence ATGAAGAAGATTAGTGTACTGTTGATATTGTCCCTTTTGATCTGGGCCTGTAAAAAAGGAGAGGATGCATTACCGGATCTGTTTCCCGGATTTAAGAAATCAGCTCATTTTCCTGATCCTGTTTATGATTTTTCACGTAATGAAATCAGCAGAGAAGGTTTTGAGTTAGGGAAGCGTCTGTTTTATGAACCCCGTCTTTCGCGCAACAATACCATCGCCTGTGGAAGTTGCCATATACAATCAGCGGCATTTACACATCACGGACACGATGTGAGTCATGGTATTGATGATCGTCTGGGTACCCGTAATCCGATGCCCATTATGAATATGGCCTGGCAGAAAGAATTCTTTTGGGATGGAGGTGTATTTGATCTGGATCTGGCTGCGGTAAATGCGATTACCAATCCGGTAGAAATGGATGAAACGGTTCCCAATGTGTTACGCAAATTGCGGGAACATCCCGAATATCCGGCTTTGTTCAAAAAAGCTTTTGGTTCGGAGGAAATTACGGATGCACGTTTTTTTAAGGCATTGTCTCAGTTTATGCTGATGGCCGTCAGTGATCAGTCCACATATGATAAAGTAAGACGAAACGAAGACGGTGCTTCATTTACAGCGTCTGAACAAAAGGGATACCTTTTCTTTCAGAAAAATTGTTCTACCTGCCACAGTGAACCCCTGTTTACAGATCGCACCTACCGTAACAACGGATTGGCTCCAAACAGATCGAATGACATCGGAAGAGACTCTGTAACCTTGAATCCCGCTGATAAATATAAATTCAAAGTGCCGAGCCTGCGTAATCTGGCCTATACCGCCCCCTATATGCATGACGGACGTTTCCTGACACTTAACAGAGTTATCGAGCACTATCGTAACGGCATGGTCGATTCTCCGACATTAGATCCGGTTTTCAGGCAGAAGGACGGCCGATTGGGAATACCGATGACAGAAGAAGAGAAGGAAGATCTGCTGGCTTTTCTGAATACGCTTAATGACCGGGCTTTTGTTACCAATCCACTACTGGCCGAACCGGAAATCGGAGGCTTTGTTGTCAAATAA
- a CDS encoding AraC family transcriptional regulator, producing MEHQISILNLEDLVEHVNANVRIKDYIVFDTDRDNLMIKVNMWYKANYSGIVLINEGKGSFTVDDKSFEVKAGDIIYTVLRESFIIDYISADYKAKEIFFSNEFINDAGFNYKSNDMLRRLTDHPSGVIEQQKALFRRLMFHMEELAELNQPDSDNYYFNEMIWHHFSLLMYEIDNYFKKNEISQFLTSREEEITTGFFALARQHFVQHHDIQFYADQLCISRKYLSRVIRKTMSKTPRDIINQILTIEAKLLLRNTNSNVSQVAEQLNFSDQAVFSKFFKKHTAQNPSDYKRDDLF from the coding sequence ATGGAACATCAAATTTCGATTCTTAATCTGGAAGATCTTGTAGAGCATGTGAATGCTAATGTAAGGATAAAGGATTATATTGTTTTTGATACTGACCGGGATAATCTGATGATTAAAGTCAATATGTGGTACAAAGCCAATTATTCAGGAATAGTGCTTATTAATGAAGGGAAAGGAAGTTTTACTGTAGATGATAAGTCATTTGAAGTCAAAGCCGGTGATATTATTTATACGGTACTTCGTGAATCTTTTATCATTGATTATATTTCCGCGGATTATAAAGCTAAAGAGATATTTTTCTCTAATGAATTTATTAATGATGCCGGTTTCAATTATAAGTCCAATGATATGCTGAGGAGGTTGACGGATCACCCCTCCGGTGTTATTGAACAACAGAAGGCTTTGTTCAGAAGACTCATGTTTCATATGGAAGAACTGGCTGAGCTAAACCAACCAGATAGCGATAATTATTATTTCAATGAAATGATCTGGCATCATTTTTCTCTACTGATGTATGAAATCGATAATTACTTTAAGAAAAATGAAATTAGCCAGTTTCTTACTTCCCGGGAGGAAGAGATAACTACCGGATTTTTCGCACTTGCACGTCAGCATTTTGTACAACATCATGATATTCAGTTTTATGCAGATCAATTATGTATCAGCAGAAAATACCTGAGTCGTGTCATCCGGAAGACAATGTCCAAAACTCCCAGAGATATTATCAATCAGATTCTGACTATAGAAGCTAAATTATTATTGCGAAATACAAATTCGAACGTGAGCCAGGTTGCTGAGCAACTTAACTTTTCAGATCAGGCTGTTTTCAGTAAATTTTTTAAAAAGCATACCGCACAAAATCCTTCAGATTACAAACGGGATGACTTGTTCTGA
- a CDS encoding c-type cytochrome, with the protein MKATSTLYLILYLMVSCIASCTSENSKSGIQKNQEETADKKEVQAPVHDYLREGNKGVGGVNHFDRKPFDAQLADQGNKLFIVKCTICHEVKEDKIGPALYGVTKKRTPEWILNMMLTPDQMLAQDPDAISLSQSYDGMMTNMGLNEQEAKSILEYLRQEDAK; encoded by the coding sequence ATGAAAGCAACAAGTACGTTATATTTGATACTTTATTTAATGGTCTCTTGTATAGCCTCCTGTACTTCTGAAAATTCAAAATCAGGCATACAGAAAAATCAGGAAGAGACAGCGGATAAAAAGGAAGTACAGGCTCCAGTCCATGATTATCTGAGAGAAGGAAATAAGGGGGTAGGTGGTGTTAATCATTTTGATAGAAAACCATTTGATGCTCAATTGGCAGATCAGGGCAATAAGCTCTTTATAGTCAAATGTACTATCTGTCATGAAGTAAAGGAAGATAAAATCGGACCGGCACTCTATGGTGTTACGAAGAAAAGAACACCTGAATGGATACTCAATATGATGTTGACACCCGATCAGATGCTGGCACAAGATCCGGATGCTATATCACTGAGTCAGTCATACGACGGTATGATGACGAATATGGGACTTAACGAACAAGAAGCAAAATCTATTTTAGAATATCTGAGACAAGAGGATGCAAAATAA
- a CDS encoding efflux RND transporter permease subunit, whose amino-acid sequence MLKQIIKRPVLATVISVLLVILGVVGMLTLPITKFPDIAPPTVNVMATYPGANAETIARSVAPPLENAINGVENMDYITSTASNDGTLSITVIFKLGTDPDQAAINVQNRVAQVTNQLPAEVVQSGITTLKKQNSMIAMVTLTSTDGSLEDLFLENYAKINVVPELKRVKGVGNAMVYGNKDYSMRIWLDPQKLSAYNLTPAEVSLAIQKQNLEAAPGKFGERTTEVIEYALRYQGKFTDPEQYENIIIRAFNDGTVLRLKDIAKVEFGAYSYLVSSRADKKPAVTMALYQMAGSNANEVQKAMMDKLEQLAKTFPDKMEYNIPYSTKESLDQSISQVVTTLIEAFILVFFVVFIFLQDFRSTLIPAIAVPVSIVGTFFFMNLFGFSINILTLFALVLAIGIVVDDAIVVVEAVHAKMEKRKLNARAATVSAMSEISGAIISITLVMSAVFVPVGFMKGSTGLFYQQFALTLAIAIVISAVNALTLSPALCALLLKQHHAHDTGSKPVGFKQRFFIGFNAAFDKMTFRYGKAILLLIKRKWIAFSGMGIIAALFIWMFMTTPTGFIPDEDQSFIVVTVNLSPGASQDRTNAVVQHVEKVLGDHPAVDRVMAVTGLNMMSSSMSSSAGALFVRLKLPKERGEVKQIEQVIGGIQGMLSEDKRASFLVLNMPTVDGFGNTSGMELVLQDKGSGDLNMFGQTAYAFMGALMQRPEIAVAFTTFNTGFPQYEVVVDEAKAYQLGVSLADVLSSMQGYYGSMQASDFNRFGKYYRVLVQASPEFRKDPSSLQGIFVKNNKNQMVPVSTLVTLKSTVGPEVVDRFNLFNAVNMTVMPKPGFSTGQVMKAIDEVSTQVLPSTYTYDYKGMSREERGSGAQSILIFGLCIVFVYFLLSAQYESYVLPWSVLIAIPLGLLGVFVGISFAEISNNIYVQVALVMLIGLLAKNGILIVEYAIQRRRAGKTLVASAVEGAKARLRPILMTSLAFITGLVPLLFVTGPSAMGNHSIGFAAVFGMLFGTVIGIFITPVLFVVFQYIQERISGKKIAEEDWEY is encoded by the coding sequence ATGCTAAAACAAATTATAAAAAGACCCGTATTGGCCACAGTTATATCCGTGCTGCTGGTCATATTAGGAGTGGTGGGTATGTTGACGTTACCGATTACTAAATTTCCGGATATCGCTCCGCCTACCGTCAATGTCATGGCGACATACCCGGGCGCTAATGCCGAAACTATTGCACGCTCTGTAGCTCCTCCTCTGGAAAATGCTATAAACGGAGTGGAAAATATGGATTACATTACATCTACAGCAAGTAACGATGGTACGCTGTCGATAACTGTAATCTTTAAACTGGGTACAGATCCTGATCAGGCCGCCATCAATGTACAGAATCGTGTAGCACAAGTGACCAATCAGTTACCTGCTGAAGTGGTACAAAGTGGTATTACCACGTTAAAAAAGCAAAACAGTATGATCGCCATGGTGACGCTGACCAGTACGGACGGTTCACTGGAAGATCTGTTTTTAGAAAACTATGCAAAAATCAACGTGGTACCTGAACTGAAGCGGGTCAAAGGCGTAGGAAATGCGATGGTATATGGTAATAAAGATTATTCAATGCGGATATGGTTAGATCCACAGAAACTTTCTGCCTACAATCTTACACCTGCAGAGGTCAGTCTCGCTATACAGAAACAAAACCTGGAAGCTGCTCCGGGCAAATTCGGAGAGCGTACTACCGAAGTGATTGAATATGCATTGCGCTATCAGGGCAAATTTACAGATCCGGAGCAGTATGAGAATATTATTATTCGGGCCTTTAATGATGGTACTGTATTGCGTTTGAAAGATATTGCAAAGGTGGAGTTCGGAGCTTACAGTTATCTCGTCAGTTCGAGAGCCGATAAAAAACCTGCAGTTACCATGGCCCTCTATCAGATGGCCGGTTCAAATGCAAATGAGGTACAAAAAGCAATGATGGACAAACTGGAGCAGCTGGCCAAGACATTTCCGGATAAAATGGAATACAATATTCCATACAGTACCAAAGAGTCACTCGATCAGTCCATCAGTCAGGTCGTTACCACTCTTATAGAAGCCTTTATTCTGGTGTTTTTTGTGGTATTTATTTTCCTGCAGGATTTTCGATCCACTTTGATTCCTGCTATTGCAGTACCTGTATCTATTGTAGGAACATTTTTCTTTATGAATCTTTTTGGGTTTTCGATCAATATTCTGACCCTCTTTGCTCTTGTTCTGGCAATTGGTATAGTGGTGGATGATGCAATTGTTGTCGTAGAGGCAGTACATGCTAAAATGGAAAAACGCAAGCTGAATGCACGTGCTGCTACGGTTTCTGCAATGAGTGAAATTTCAGGAGCTATTATCTCTATTACACTGGTGATGTCTGCTGTATTTGTACCCGTAGGTTTTATGAAAGGATCTACAGGACTTTTTTATCAGCAATTTGCACTTACACTCGCTATTGCGATTGTCATTTCGGCTGTTAATGCTTTGACATTAAGCCCGGCATTATGTGCATTATTACTGAAACAGCATCATGCACATGATACTGGCAGCAAACCGGTGGGATTTAAACAGCGCTTTTTTATTGGGTTTAATGCTGCTTTTGATAAAATGACTTTCCGGTATGGGAAGGCAATTCTACTGCTGATCAAGAGAAAGTGGATAGCATTTTCAGGAATGGGAATTATTGCAGCCCTCTTTATATGGATGTTTATGACGACACCTACTGGCTTTATACCGGATGAAGATCAGAGCTTTATTGTGGTGACAGTTAACCTTTCACCCGGAGCTTCTCAGGACAGGACAAATGCTGTCGTACAACATGTCGAAAAAGTATTAGGTGATCATCCGGCAGTGGACCGTGTCATGGCAGTGACGGGTTTGAATATGATGAGTTCTTCTATGTCTTCTTCGGCCGGAGCACTGTTTGTCCGACTTAAGCTTCCTAAAGAGCGTGGAGAAGTGAAGCAGATTGAACAGGTGATCGGCGGGATTCAGGGTATGCTGTCTGAAGATAAGCGAGCGTCGTTTCTGGTGCTGAATATGCCTACTGTAGACGGATTTGGAAATACCAGTGGTATGGAGCTCGTCCTGCAGGATAAGGGTTCCGGCGATCTCAATATGTTCGGGCAGACAGCCTATGCTTTTATGGGAGCTTTAATGCAGCGGCCGGAAATTGCGGTTGCATTTACAACATTCAATACCGGATTTCCGCAGTACGAAGTCGTAGTTGATGAAGCGAAAGCATATCAGCTGGGGGTCAGTCTCGCAGATGTATTAAGTAGTATGCAGGGGTATTATGGAAGTATGCAGGCTTCAGATTTCAACAGATTCGGAAAATACTACAGGGTACTGGTGCAGGCTTCTCCGGAATTTAGAAAAGATCCGTCGTCGCTGCAGGGAATTTTTGTTAAGAATAATAAAAATCAGATGGTACCTGTAAGTACGCTGGTCACGTTGAAATCTACTGTAGGGCCGGAGGTAGTGGATCGTTTTAATCTGTTTAATGCCGTAAATATGACGGTAATGCCTAAGCCGGGGTTCAGTACCGGACAGGTTATGAAAGCGATCGATGAAGTGAGTACACAGGTGTTGCCTTCTACGTATACTTACGATTATAAAGGGATGAGTCGTGAAGAACGTGGTTCCGGAGCTCAATCTATATTAATATTTGGATTATGTATTGTATTCGTGTATTTCCTGTTGTCAGCTCAATACGAGAGTTATGTTCTTCCATGGTCTGTACTGATCGCCATTCCTTTAGGTTTACTGGGAGTCTTTGTCGGAATATCATTTGCTGAAATATCCAATAATATCTATGTGCAGGTGGCATTAGTCATGTTGATCGGTTTGCTGGCTAAGAATGGTATTTTGATTGTTGAATACGCTATTCAGCGCAGACGGGCCGGTAAAACTCTGGTCGCTTCAGCAGTTGAAGGAGCAAAAGCCCGGTTGCGTCCTATATTGATGACATCTCTTGCTTTTATCACAGGTCTGGTTCCATTGCTGTTTGTGACAGGTCCTTCTGCTATGGGGAATCATTCTATAGGTTTTGCTGCTGTGTTTGGCATGTTGTTCGGTACCGTCATTGGTATTTTTATCACGCCTGTTTTATTTGTGGTATTTCAGTATATACAGGAAAGAATCAGTGGCAAAAAAATAGCAGAAGAAGACTGGGAATATTAA
- a CDS encoding efflux RND transporter periplasmic adaptor subunit, which yields MNQLSVLKSSGLILSLLLIIGCKQKNQDQSYLSQVAELPVGIIQAGNTDMYSEFTAAIEGVSNIEIRPQVSGYLNKILVDEGDYVRAGQLLFRIDDRPFLEQLKNAQASLAASKANLANTLLDLDRKKELLKSKMVSDLQVREAESVYAASRANVQQAQAAVESARINVNFCNVTAPVSGYISRFNYRLGSLVAPTNADALTLLSDIREVYAYFSMGENDFLNFQEQYAGKSIKEKLSHTPAVSLLVSNGTIYDNTGKIDAVEGQFNKSTGSITLRAKFDNPNTILRTGNTGKIRIPQQWNNVVLVPIASTISIQDKKYVFSIDKESKAVQIPIDISGKSGDNYMVSKGLSAGDQYIITGFDRLQPGMPVKAKKTNN from the coding sequence ATGAATCAGCTTTCCGTTCTCAAGTCCTCCGGACTTATCTTATCTCTTTTACTGATTATTGGTTGCAAACAGAAGAATCAGGATCAGTCTTATCTTTCACAAGTAGCCGAGCTTCCCGTAGGTATTATACAAGCTGGAAATACAGATATGTATTCCGAATTTACTGCTGCTATAGAAGGTGTATCCAATATTGAAATACGGCCCCAGGTATCGGGATATTTAAATAAAATCCTTGTTGACGAAGGAGATTATGTCCGTGCTGGACAGCTGTTATTCCGGATTGATGATCGTCCGTTTCTGGAACAGTTAAAAAATGCACAAGCTTCATTAGCAGCATCAAAGGCAAATCTTGCAAATACTTTGCTCGATCTGGACCGTAAAAAAGAATTGCTAAAGAGCAAAATGGTTTCAGATCTTCAGGTGCGTGAGGCTGAATCTGTATATGCAGCCTCACGGGCAAATGTACAGCAGGCTCAGGCTGCAGTAGAATCCGCCAGGATCAATGTTAACTTTTGTAACGTTACAGCTCCTGTAAGCGGATATATCAGCCGTTTTAATTATCGCTTAGGTAGTCTGGTTGCACCGACTAATGCTGATGCACTCACATTGCTTTCGGATATCCGGGAGGTATATGCTTATTTCAGTATGGGAGAGAATGACTTTCTTAACTTTCAGGAGCAGTATGCGGGTAAAAGTATAAAAGAAAAATTAAGTCATACCCCCGCTGTATCCCTGTTGGTATCCAACGGTACAATCTATGACAATACAGGTAAGATAGATGCTGTTGAAGGGCAGTTCAATAAAAGTACAGGATCTATTACATTACGTGCAAAATTTGATAACCCGAATACGATTTTAAGAACAGGTAATACCGGAAAGATCCGTATACCGCAGCAGTGGAATAATGTTGTATTAGTTCCTATTGCTTCCACAATATCCATTCAGGATAAAAAATATGTTTTCTCAATTGATAAGGAAAGCAAAGCAGTACAGATTCCCATTGATATTTCAGGAAAATCCGGAGATAATTATATGGTTTCAAAAGGGTTGTCTGCCGGGGATCAATACATTATAACAGGGTTTGACCGCTTACAGCCTGGTATGCCTGTAAAGGCAAAGAAGACGAATAATTAA
- a CDS encoding transporter produces the protein MKKIKYICLAILFSLSLLPHAHACDICGCGVGSYYLGILPDFNKRFIGLRYQHKSLLTHLGPTGNRTPITADETYQSMELWGAWNIGTKWRIMAILPYNFNTRYIKGSGEKGKKDGLGDVVVMGYYKLFEKSTSTSADQLLAHSLWIGGGLKAPTGKYDNAERSGVSQDSPNNFQLGTASTDFMINLAYDIRLMDLGLNVNSTYKLNTANKYDYRYANKFTANGLLYYKFNIRNQVRIAPNAGVIYETQPKDVVYGQYDVAQSGGYSTTAVAGIEVNIGKVSLGGNYQTPMGQQLADGRAKAGDRFMTHISYSF, from the coding sequence ATGAAAAAAATAAAATATATATGTTTAGCAATCCTGTTTTCTTTGTCGCTTCTGCCACATGCACATGCGTGTGATATATGTGGCTGTGGAGTCGGTAGTTATTATCTAGGAATATTACCTGACTTTAACAAACGTTTTATAGGACTGCGCTATCAGCACAAGTCGTTGCTCACACATTTAGGGCCGACGGGGAACAGGACACCTATTACGGCAGACGAAACTTATCAAAGTATGGAGTTGTGGGGAGCCTGGAATATCGGAACCAAATGGCGTATCATGGCTATACTGCCCTATAATTTTAATACCAGATATATTAAGGGTTCCGGAGAAAAAGGTAAGAAAGACGGATTAGGCGATGTCGTGGTTATGGGGTATTATAAATTATTTGAAAAGAGTACCAGTACATCCGCAGATCAGCTGCTGGCACATTCACTGTGGATAGGAGGGGGTCTTAAAGCTCCTACAGGAAAGTACGATAATGCCGAACGTAGCGGTGTTTCTCAGGATTCGCCTAATAACTTTCAGCTGGGAACCGCCAGTACTGACTTTATGATCAACCTGGCTTATGATATCCGTCTCATGGATCTGGGGCTCAATGTCAATAGTACTTATAAACTAAATACAGCAAATAAATACGATTACCGGTATGCCAATAAGTTTACTGCAAATGGTCTTTTGTATTACAAATTCAATATAAGGAATCAGGTTCGTATTGCTCCGAATGCGGGTGTTATTTATGAGACTCAGCCTAAGGATGTCGTGTATGGTCAATATGATGTAGCTCAATCCGGTGGTTATTCGACCACTGCGGTAGCAGGAATAGAGGTGAATATCGGTAAAGTCTCTCTGGGCGGGAATTATCAGACTCCGATGGGGCAACAGCTGGCTGATGGACGTGCCAAAGCCGGGGATCGGTTTATGACTCATATTTCCTATAGTTTTTAA
- a CDS encoding superoxide dismutase produces MENKNRRTFIKNSLGLTTGLLMTQVLTGSAVPSILGGADKFRFAKAALPYAYADLEPAIDAQTMQIHYERHYNNYVVAANEAIEAEKVDVKQAQDLLKNISKYSGKLRNNAGGAYNHELFWSVLRPVRTDNKPAGSLAKAIDTAFGSFDKFKEEFTKAALSQFGSGWAWLVADQGKLKIGGTPNQDNPLMDISAFKGVPLLGLDVWEHAYYLHYQNKRVEYVNSWWSVVNWDKVQQYFDKSAKG; encoded by the coding sequence ATGGAAAACAAGAACAGAAGAACCTTTATTAAAAATAGTCTTGGTTTGACAACAGGACTACTGATGACACAGGTATTGACCGGATCGGCAGTTCCGTCAATATTAGGAGGCGCAGATAAATTCCGCTTTGCTAAGGCAGCGTTGCCTTATGCCTATGCTGATCTGGAGCCGGCTATTGATGCACAGACTATGCAGATACATTACGAAAGACACTATAACAATTATGTGGTAGCTGCCAATGAAGCTATAGAAGCAGAAAAAGTGGATGTAAAGCAGGCACAGGATCTTTTGAAAAATATATCAAAGTATTCCGGCAAACTTCGTAATAATGCAGGAGGAGCCTATAATCATGAATTGTTCTGGTCGGTATTGAGACCTGTACGTACAGATAACAAACCGGCGGGCAGTCTGGCAAAAGCCATTGACACAGCATTCGGGTCATTTGATAAGTTTAAAGAAGAATTCACAAAAGCGGCCTTATCACAGTTTGGATCGGGTTGGGCCTGGTTGGTAGCTGATCAGGGTAAACTCAAAATCGGCGGAACACCTAATCAGGATAATCCGTTGATGGATATTTCTGCATTTAAAGGAGTACCTCTTCTTGGCCTGGATGTCTGGGAGCATGCTTATTATCTGCATTATCAGAATAAACGTGTAGAATATGTAAATAGCTGGTGGTCAGTAGTCAATTGGGATAAGGTTCAGCAGTATTTTGATAAATCCGCTAAAGGATAA
- a CDS encoding helix-turn-helix domain-containing protein, producing MSRLSMQTAGSLSNFSDGTLDIRLFSFLNTTFHHHQLNQLISPENDVLYLHTESNVLYIPDKYYAWIPAGTVYKLISKSKQIKLTTLFLESEKNEIHSDFFYTLAVYPPNTFIEEFLQFGFRHWKETKHTGLQDSCISTLKHILPVTLSTPLKLFVPVPESEVLREIIAYIQQYFNGPLDVQHLTQKFHLSERTLSRWLKKETGSTIFQFVKSVRVQKALELIESSNMEIVEITHAVGYNSLSAFSSVFKEFMGESPQEYKKRLLKEK from the coding sequence ATGTCCAGATTATCTATGCAAACTGCGGGCAGTTTGTCTAATTTTTCGGATGGTACATTAGATATCCGACTATTTAGTTTCTTGAATACCACATTTCATCACCATCAGCTGAATCAGTTGATATCCCCTGAGAATGATGTACTTTACCTGCATACGGAAAGTAATGTACTGTATATCCCGGATAAGTATTATGCGTGGATTCCTGCAGGTACAGTGTATAAGTTAATTTCGAAATCCAAACAAATCAAACTGACAACCTTATTCTTGGAGTCCGAAAAAAATGAAATCCATTCTGATTTTTTTTACACTTTAGCCGTATACCCTCCGAATACTTTCATAGAAGAGTTCCTCCAATTTGGATTCCGACACTGGAAAGAAACAAAACATACAGGACTCCAAGATTCCTGTATTTCAACCCTTAAGCATATACTTCCGGTAACTCTTTCTACTCCTTTAAAACTATTTGTACCTGTCCCCGAGTCGGAGGTTTTACGGGAAATAATTGCATACATTCAGCAGTACTTCAACGGCCCGCTTGATGTTCAGCATCTTACACAAAAATTCCATCTTTCTGAACGGACTTTATCAAGATGGTTAAAAAAAGAAACAGGCAGCACCATATTTCAATTTGTCAAATCCGTCAGAGTGCAGAAAGCTCTTGAACTCATAGAAAGCAGCAATATGGAGATCGTCGAAATCACGCATGCTGTAGGATACAATAGTCTTTCTGCCTTTAGTTCTGTATTCAAAGAATTTATGGGAGAATCGCCTCAGGAATATAAAAAACGACTCCTCAAGGAAAAGTGA